The DNA sequence GTTTTTCTgtgccagaaaaacaaatattgGGCAAACTAAGGTTTTCCTGAGTGGAGAGGAGCAGACCCGAATTGCATATCTGTTGAAACCGATACGGAGTGCACAGCTCCAAGCGTGCTTAGTCAGGCTGAGGGGGTGGCTGCCACTCCGCACTCATAGCAAGACTTGAAAGCATTTCCAGATGTCCTACACAGAAAAGGACAGGCATTAAGGCAGAACGAGAGGCCCTCTGAGGGGATCGTGGCCAACAGTAAGAGCTATGTgcgttttccttccctttctgcctcctccaccTGTTTGCAAGCTGGCCCGAGCGCTCAAAAGTTCCTAGACAATTTGTGACGTGGTAAGTCAGTATGTGGCCAGTCTTGGTCAAATCCCTCCAGCACCTGCTGTCTCCAAACTATTCCCATATTCTGGAAGCAGATTCAGAACAACAGATCCAGCAGCAGCCAAGTAGGAAAACAAACGGCTGCCCTCCTGTCTTCTGTGGTCCCATGCCTTGCTCAGGAGGCATTTAtagttcagcattttttttttccctacgcCAGCCCATTATGCTCACTGCTCAGTGAGCATAATGCGTTATGCTCAGATAGAGCTGCCCTTTGCACACTCCTGCTGTTGAATTGCCCCCCTTTGCAACATAGGTGATGGGAACGGGAGCTGTCTACTAATATGAGGACAAGCAGCACTGTATAACagtttcttgctttgctttttcagaggTAATATAtcctagaaaaatatttatcaaagcACAATTATGAAGCCCCAACACACCTCAAATCCTACAGTGGATTAATTGGCTCCCAGCAGCTATTTAATGAGGCTTCACACTGGGAGTGCTCTCAGCCCACTGCAGATTTGCAGAAGTTTCCTGTGAAGTCACCAGATGTGTTGGTACTGGGCTGGTGAAACTCTGAGTGTTCATGAACTTGTGGGTTTTTCCACTGTTATGTGCTTCGTTATTTGGAAACATCATTTTTATTAGTCTTCGTGCTTGTGGTCAAGTGGAAGCTGACTCCTGGAAATGCCAATGGTGGGATGTGGGGTATTGACTGGctgggatgagaggtgaaggaaaGCAGAATGGAGACTTTCCCTCCTGCTGGTGTGATGCTTGCTGTGTTAAGCTGGTGGTGTTTGACTGGCAGTGACCTCAGATCACTGTTATACAGCAGGTGATGGCATAACAGCCAGTTCAGAGCTTGATCTGAGTCCTGTCAAGTCTTCTCATTTGATATTTGTGGTGGTGGGCTTTGAAATGAGATCTTTAAATGACCTGGAATTTTAAAAATGCCCCTCTTTTCTCTCGGCCTCCTCCCCTtgcccccccacacccctacTTATAACTTGTGTAAgtttatattgtatttatttatttttatatatgcatgtatatgtacacaccTTTGACTGAGATGTGTTCCTCTCTCCCAGGATCCGCTTCGTGCCCTGTGTTAATTGTCCCATTTGGATGCACCATACACTATGGTTCACATCAATGTGTTGAGAAAGTGTATGTGTGTTCTTGTGGTGCTACTGGTTGCTCTGACAGTTTGCCTGTGGAGAGAGACAAGGAAAAGCTACTATGTTCCCTTCAAGACCGAGAGTGATGATTTGCAGGTTCACGGGACTTTGGGAAAATGGAACACACTTAAATCACAGGGCTTTTTCCATGAAGCAGCCAGTGAAATGGGTCAGGTACCCAAAGCTTCGCTCAGTAACCAGAATAAAGTAAAAGGCAGCACCTCTGTGGCAATGGAAAAATCCAAGAAAGCGGTAGACTCTGTGAAGGTGTGGGATAAGGACAGTTCATCCCAGAATCTCATTCCCAGGCTGCAGAAGGTGAGAAAGAACTACTTGTCCATGAACAAGTACAACGTGACTTACAGTGAGAAGAGGAGTGCTGCTAAACTCAGCCCAGAGAACCTGCTGTGCCAGCTGCGGGACAGGGTGAACACAACAATGGTACAGGGATCAGATGGTCCATTTAATACCTCTGCGTGGCAGCGGTACCTACCAAGGAAAAGCCTCAATGAAACAATGGGCCGCCTGGAGCGCTGTGCTGTTGTGTCCTCAGCAGGGTCTCTGAAATCATCTCACTTGGGACCAGAGATAGGTTGGTATTTTCCTATTAGGATAAAGGCAAATAACATTGTTCCATACCTTACATTGAACAAAAGGAATCCATGATCACGCTCTTACCAATAAGTCATTACTGTAGTCACAGAGGTGTTTAAATAAGTTGAAATATTATCCTCAAATCTCTCCTATAGTTAGTGAACATTGCAGCctaggaggagaggggagtaATAAGTAGATCCTCCCCTCCTCTGTGGGGGTGcacccagcaatgtgcctgctgcctTGCGATGTCCTAGATCACAGCGCCTGTGAACGTTAGACCTTGGGCTAAACTTGGCCATAACAGCTCTCGTGATCAACCCTGGTGGCAGC is a window from the Struthio camelus isolate bStrCam1 chromosome 9, bStrCam1.hap1, whole genome shotgun sequence genome containing:
- the ST6GAL1 gene encoding beta-galactoside alpha-2,6-sialyltransferase 1 isoform X1 yields the protein MVHINVLRKCMCVLVVLLVALTVCLWRETRKSYYVPFKTESDDLQVHGTLGKWNTLKSQGFFHEAASEMGQVPKASLSNQNKVKGSTSVAMEKSKKAVDSVKVWDKDSSSQNLIPRLQKVRKNYLSMNKYNVTYSEKRSAAKLSPENLLCQLRDRVNTTMVQGSDGPFNTSAWQRYLPRKSLNETMGRLERCAVVSSAGSLKSSHLGPEIDSHDAVLRFNGAPTRGFKEDVGEKTTVRLVNSQLVTVEEQQFLTDALYNTGILIVWDPAPYHADIHEWYRKPDYKFFENYKLYRIKHPEQPFYILNPKMQWQLWDILQENSLEHIQPNPPSSGMLGIVIMMTLCDEVHVYEFLPSKRQTDVCHYYQKFHDRACTMGAYHPLLFEKNLVKHINQGTDKDIYTHGKVTLPGFRNVHC
- the ST6GAL1 gene encoding beta-galactoside alpha-2,6-sialyltransferase 1 isoform X2 — encoded protein: MVHINVLRKCMCVLVVLLVALTVCLWRETRKSYYVPFKTESDDLQVHGTLGKWNTLKSQGFFHEAASEMGQVPKASLSNQNKVKGSTSVAMEKSKKAVDSVKVWDKDSSSQNLIPRLQKVRKNYLSMNKYNVTYSEKRSAAKLSPENLLCQLRDRVNTTMVQGSDGPFNTSAWQRYLPRKSLNETMGRLERCAVVSSAGSLKSSHLGPEIDSHDAVLRFNGAPTRGFKEDVGEKTTVRLVNSQWYRKPDYKFFENYKLYRIKHPEQPFYILNPKMQWQLWDILQENSLEHIQPNPPSSGMLGIVIMMTLCDEVHVYEFLPSKRQTDVCHYYQKFHDRACTMGAYHPLLFEKNLVKHINQGTDKDIYTHGKVTLPGFRNVHC